One genomic region from Populus nigra chromosome 8, ddPopNigr1.1, whole genome shotgun sequence encodes:
- the LOC133701940 gene encoding uncharacterized protein LOC133701940: MTSNSSPSTWCCLSWLHVAMFLVLSTTFYTPMVSCSKIDNPNYNKHCASIVPESTPNDVPEFTTIPFAAEQGGYFLGGEDISNHPNSFRYHYRTSNRRELFINTHSVYSTDADDVFKVEASLVLRTSDMEFYVYDDRSWRGPLSFEVKGFWSISTGKLCMVGSGSTYSEEGKHVVLAALLKLDGVRNSSIISSLVRGILESSSTAGDSGYFKPISLLMFPQNNYEFTEVGKALDHVCSGGIDVPKSLSLSLKLSTPICNAFTRWDTFFKLEYSSGCKSTSSCNPFGEGVGYLPQIMSLKLIQCLEDKKRLRFLIEFHNSSYVDYYHPFTPNTTLVAEGSWDVNKNQLCVVGCRILNSANSFNKSHIEDCSLRLSFRFPAVWSIRNTSGMMGHIWSNKHENDRGYFNTIMFRSYENFVAGIPGSKYQYTVVDKARKSCSEKQPRKKKGKKHPDANSNNMRFDMVVRNSKRRRIGWGYSQPIAVGDQISRRNDFVISSSSRAAYSPVDGKTNHSIPLNISYRMSFQLNESTYVQVFSEGIYDAETGKLCMVGCRYLDSNNRTSDNDSMDCKILINVQFPPVDSNDYIQGTIENTRKISDPLYFEPLSFSAASFYGQHSRESIWRMDLEIIMSLISNTLVCVFVGYQISYVKKHPAVFPFISLLMLLVLALGHMIPLMLNFEALFVPKESRTTVLRRSGGWVEANEVIVRVITMVSFLLQFRLLQLVWSARFADGKRKAFLAAEKTTLYLSLPLYISGGLIALYVNWRNNKVGEGMEYAYSSAYQRSIWVDLRSYGGLVLDGFLFPQILLNIFHNSTENALSRFFYLGTTFVRLLPHAYDLYRANYYVEDFDGSYMYADPGGDYYSTAWDVIIPLVGLLFAAIVYLQQRFGGCCFMPKRFKELEGYEKVPVASDA, from the coding sequence ATGACCTCTAATTCCTCTCCAAGCACATGGTGTTGTCTATCATGGCTTCACGTTGCAATGTTCTTGGTCCTTTCGACCACCTTCTACACCCCCATGGTCTCTTGCTCCAAAATTGACAACCCTAATTACAACAAACACTGTGCCTCTATTGTCCCTGAATCAACTCCCAATGATGTTCCCGAATTCACCACCATCCCTTTTGCTGCAGAGCAAGGTGGGTACTTTCTTGGCGGGGAAGACATATCGAATCATCCAAACTCATTTCGTTACCATTATCGAACGAGTAACAGGAGAGAGCTATTCATTAATACCCACAGTGTCTATAGTACTGATGCTGATGATGTCTTTAAGGTTGAGGCGAGTTTGGTCCTGAGAACCTCGGATATGGAGTTTTACGTGTACGACGACAGATCTTGGAGGGGTCCTTTGAGTTTTGAAGTAAAAGGGTTCTGGTCAATATCTACCGGCAAGCTTTGCATGGTGGGCTCTGGTTCAACTTACTCAGAGGAGGGTAAACATGTTGTTCTTGCCGCTCTACTCAAGCTTGATGGAGTTAGAAATTCCAGCATTATCAGTAGTTTGGTGAGGGGAATATTGGAAAGCTCGAGTACTGCTGGTGATTCAGGATATTTTAAGCCAATCTCCTTGTTGATGTTCCCTCAAAATAATTACGAGTTCACTGAGGTTGGAAAAGCACTCGATCATGTCTGTAGCGGGGGGATTGATGTTCCAAAGAGTTTGTCACTAAGCTTAAAGCTGAGTACACCTATTTGCAATGCATTCACTCGTTGGGATACTTTTTTTAAACTGGAGTATTCAAGTGGTTGCAAGTCCACAAGTAGTTGCAATCCTTTTGGTGAGGGTGTTGGATATTTACCCCAAATCATGTCCTTgaaattaattcaatgtttagaagataaaaaaagattgagattCCTGATAGAATTCCACAACAGTAGCTATGTTGATTATTACCACCCCTTCACTCCAAACACAACATTGGTTGCGGAAGGATCATGGGATGTGAATAAGAATCAGCTATGtgttgttggctgtcgaatcttGAATTCAGCCAACTCGTTCAATAAATCTCATATTGAGGATTGTTCATTGAGGTTGAGTTTCAGATTCCCTGCCGTTTGGTCAATCAGAAATACTAGTGGTATGATGGGGCATATTTGGAGTAACAAACATGAGAATGATCGGGGTTACTTCAATACGATCATGTTCCGAAGTTATGAAAATTTTGTAGCTGGGATCCCCGGGTCGAAGTACCAGTACACTGTTGTTGATAAAGCAAGAAAGTCATGCTCAGAGAAGCAGCCtagaaagaagaaaggaaagaagcatCCAGATGCAAATTCGAATAACATGAGGTTCGATATGGTGGTCAGGAACTCCAAGAGAAGAAGAATAGGATGGGGCTACTCTCAGCCCATCGCTGTGGGTGATCAAATTTCTCGACGTAACGACTTTGTGATTTCATCAAGCTCGAGGGCTGCTTACTCTCCGGTTGATGGAAAAACCAACCACAGCATCCCACTGAACATCAGCTACCGCATGAGCTTCCAGCTGAATGAGTCTACTTATGTTCAAGTCTTTTCTGAAGGAATTTATGATGCTGAAACAGGAAAACTTTGTATGGTGGGGTGCAGATATCTTGACTCAAACAATCGGACATCAGACAATGATTCAATGGACTGTAAGATTCTTATAAATGTCCAGTTCCCTCCAGTAGATTCAAATGATTATATCCAGGGAACCATTGAAAACACTCGGAAAATATCCGATCCTCTGTACTTCGagcctctttctttttctgcagCTTCATTTTACGGTCAGCATTCGAGGGAGTCAATATGGAGGATGGATCTGGAGATCATCATGTCTTTGATCTCTAATACTCTCGTTTGTGTCTTTGTGGGATACCAGATCTCGTATGTGAAAAAGCATCCCGCTGTTTTCCCTTTCATCTCACTTCTCATGCTTCTAGTCCTTGCTCTCGGGCACATGATCCCTCTAATGCTGAATTTTGAAGCTTTGTTTGTGCCAAAGGAAAGTCGCACAACAGTCCTTCGAAGGAGTGGTGGATGGGTGGAAGCGAATGAGGTAATTGTAAGGGTAATCACGATGGTATCTTTTCTGCTGCAATTCCGACTTCTGCAGCTTGTATGGTCTGCACGATTCGCTGATGGGAAGCGAAAGGCGTTCTTGGCTGCTGAGAAGACGACACTCTATTTGTCTTTGCCACTATATATATCTGGAGGTTTAATTGCTTTGTATGTGAATTGGAGGAACAACAAGGTTGGTGAGGGCATGGAGTACGCTTACAGCAGCGCTTATCAGCGTTCCATTTGGGTGGATTTAAGATCTTATGGTGGTTTGGTACTCGATGGTTTTCTCTTCCCTCAAATCCTCCTCAACATTTTCCACAACTCCACAGAAAATGCCCTCTCTCGTTTCTTCTACTTAGGAACCACATTTGTGCGCTTGCTCCCACATGCATACGATCTATACAGGGCTAACTACTATGTTGAAGATTTTGATGGATCATACATGTATGCCGACCCAGGTGGAGATTATTATTCCACTGCCTGGGATGTCATTATTCCTCTAGTGGGCCTTCTTTTTGCTGCTATCGTCTACCTGCAGCAGCGCTTCGGTGGCTGTTGTTTCATGCCAAAAAGATTCAAGGAGCTAGAAGGATATGAGAAAGTACCAGTGGCTAGTGACGCATAA
- the LOC133700871 gene encoding vacuolar protein sorting-associated protein 55 homolog: MADLPGYMRACLHTGKLAFLAILVSGGIVLQILACALYNNWWPMLTVIMYVPLPMPLLFFVGSDSSSLLTESDSGWVNATKFLTGASVIGSIAIPVILKHAGVIGWGALALELSSFFVFVIAIMCYIGTSDEADYNML; this comes from the exons ATGGCGGACTTACCGGGCTATATGCGTGCCTGTTTGCATACTGGCAAGCTTGCTTTCCTGGCCATTTTGGTTTCTGGAGGAATTGTGTTGCAAATTTTG GCATGTGCCTTGTACAATAATTGGTGGCCGATGCTAACCG TAATAATGTATGTGCCTCTTCCAATGCCCTTGCTGTTCTTTGTGGGCTCCGATAGCTCCTCGCTCCTTACAGAATCTGATAGTGG TTGGGTCAACGCAACGAAGTTCCTGACTGGAGCTTCAGTAATTGGAAGCATTGCAATACCAGTTATCTTAAAGCATGCTGGTGTTATTGGCTGGGGAGCTCTAGCATTGGAGCTTTCatcattctttgtttttgtgattgccATAATGTGTTACATTGGCACGAGTGATGAAGCTGATTACAACATGCTCTAA